The Brassica napus cultivar Da-Ae unplaced genomic scaffold, Da-Ae ScsIHWf_2667;HRSCAF=3425, whole genome shotgun sequence genomic interval aagttaaaggaaataaaaagagttataGAATGGATTACTACCTATGCCAAGATCGCGTATAaatggaaattttattgataaaacctTTACAATTGTAGCCGATATCTTATTACGAGTCATTCCGACAACTTCCGGAGAAAAAGAGGCATTTACTTATTACAGAGATGGTGCGATTTgattatcattatcatttttttctatttctcacCGATTtggaatagaaaaaaatgagtattgAAAAAAATCTACGCTTTTGAAGGTgaagtttataatataaaaaagcaATCCCTTCTGTCATGTATCCACGATTAGTGCAGCCTTAGATGCTTCAATTATGAATTCTAGTATTGAGCAAAAGGTTTTTTACCTACGGTTCCCGTATTACAGATCAATCCTACTAGACTAATACAATATACGAATAGGAGGCACAGGGGAAGAAGCACTACGCCGAGAAATCAACAACacgaaaactttcttcaaaaagattccttttctttcttcttctttgggatTGGGACTAATTAAAATGGTTGGAACAATAAACATCCATCTCGTCCGTACTTTGGATACCCGTATAACCATTGAAGACTGTTGAAGTGACTAATTCCTGGAAATTTAGGGGCGttgagaacaaagaaattgttagagtttccttttttatttttatctagtaTGAATATGAATCCACTTGGTAGTAAGAAAAGATCTTTTACAAGAAGGTTGGCTAGGGATTTCTTGTAAAAACATTAGCCCCGCTTAGTTCATAATGACATCAAATTTTTCCATatccatatatttattattttcattatgcACCTAAAGGAGGAGCCGTATGAGATGAAAATCTCACATACGGTTCTGAAACGGAGAATTCGTTAAAGCGAATGACGACCGTAACGGATGTCGGCTCAATCTGAAGGAAATTATGCGGAAGCATTACAGAATTATTATGAAGCTATGCGACTAGAAATTGACCCCTATGATCGAAGTTATATACTCTATAATATAGGCCTTATCCACACAAGTAATGGGGAACATACCAAAgctttagaatattattttcgGGCATTAGAACGAAACCCCTTTTTACCACAAGCTTTTAATAATATGGCTGTGATCTGTCATTACGTGCGACTATCTCCACTATAGAAAAAAAGAACGAACAGCTAGTCAATGAaatactagaaaaaaaaaaaggctttctACATAAGCATCGTCCAAAACGATTTTTTATCAGCTGtagcaaataaataaacttCATGGATCGAAATATGAAGTGAAGACTAGATATGcctaaatactttattttctatggataaaaaaagatttaattgaTAGAGGAAGCACCGTAAAGATCAACTGGAAAGGTTTTGGACCGATACAACAAGAGCTgtttatttatatcataatatgAGATAAATCTTAGAAATCTACTTATGTAATAGAGTGGATCCCCTAAGGTATTGAGCAGCGGTGTAGCATCAGATCCTAAAGACAgtaagtctttttcttttttatgatatgaagtatgaaaaaaagtctttttcaacgattctatataaatttatatatgaaagcGGGATAGTTACCTTTCAGAAAATTCTAATATCTAATAACAGTGGACatgcctttttttttctgaaggtaggagaaaagataaaacttattattagattaattaatatattaattaaatcaaaacgaAAGTTTGAAACTCATGTAATTACTCTCTTTTGTTTAATCCAAGAAAAACCGAATGAATATCTATAAGAAATCTCATTCAATTAGATATAAAGTTAAAGTAGGTTAAAGTGAAAAAAACTGGTACACCAAAACAAAAGAGTTGGTTGTCGAGCCGTATGAGGTAGGAAACTCTCAAGTACGGTTCTCAGGGAGGGAATTGACCCGCCTATTCCGACCGTGGAGAACAGGCCATTCAACAAGGAGATTCTGAAATGGCGGAGGCTTGGTTTGCTCAAGCCGCCGAGTATTGGAAACAGGCTATAACGCTTACTCCTGGTAATTATATTGAAGCACAGAATTGGTTGACGATCACGAGGCGCTTCGAATAAgaactttttctttgtttcttttttttttattctataatatatctttatttgtttttacaattaattgttttttagtttcttgGCCCTCTCGGTCAAATAAACCAGATTCTTTTTTCTATCAGAAGAACCAATCccagaaaaaaatttcattatatcCTTTTCTCAAATCGTTCTATTTAATCTGGTATTCTCTAGGGATAAGTAGTACATGAATATGAGAATATCTATAATATCTATATctagttttttctatttttttcttttcgactaTTAAAACGAATAAAAGGGATTTGAAAATGACTAAATATCAATACTAGAATGTTTCTTAGTAATGACTAATAAGCGGTTATTGAAATAGGATAATATCctctatttaaaacataaaaaataggcTATATTTCGGAACTTATAATTGAAATATGAATACACTAGAttaggttataaaaaaaattatttgtgtaCCAATACTAATGTAAAGGTGCGAAAacgctttttaataaaaaaaaaaaaggggggggtcCGTTGAGCACCCTATGGATATGTCATAATAGATCCGAACACTTGCCCCAGATCGACTTCCAGATCATAATTGCTCTAGTGAATAACTAAAGAAAATGGATGAATAGATGGGAGAtagaagagaaagaacaaaattCTAAGCATCTATCATCGGTTCACTAATTATTTGAGTGACTGTTGGCGGGTTTCTTTGTATGTGTTGTCCGGAAAGAGGAGGACTCAATGATTATTCGTTCGCCGGAACCAGAAgtcaaaattttggtagataGGGATCCCATAAAAACTTCTTTCGAGGAATGGGCTAAACCCGGTCATTTCTCAAGAACAATAGCTAAGGGACCATCATTTAGCTATCGCAATTCTTTTCCTAATAGCAGGTCATATGTATAGGACCAACTGGGGTATTGGTCATGGTCTAAAAGATATTTTAGAGGCTCATAAAGGTCCATTTACAGGCCAAGGCCATAAAGGTCTATATGAAATTCTAACAACATCATGGCATGCTCAATTATCTCTTAACCTGGCTATGTTAGGCTCTTTAACTATTGTTGTAGCTCACCATATGTATTCCATGCCCCCTTATCCATATCTAGCTACTGACTATGCTACACAACTATCATTGTTCACACATCACATGTGGATTGGTGGATTTCTCATAGTTGGTGCTGCTGCGCATGCAGCCATTTTTATGGTAAGAGACTATGATCCAACTAATCGATACAACGATTTATTAGATCGTGTCCTGAGGCATCGCGATGCAATCATATCACACCTCAACTGGGTATGTATATTTCTAGGCTTCCACAGTTTTGGTTTGTATATTCATAATGATACCATGAGTGCTTTAGGGCGTCCACAAGATATGTTTTCAGATACTGCTATACAATTACAACCAGTCTTTGCTCAATGGATACAAAATACCCATGCTTTAGCACCTGGTGTAACAGCCCCTGGTGAAACAGCGAGCACCAGTTTGACTTGGGGGGGCGGTGAGTTAGTAGCAGTGGGTGGCAAAGTAGCTTTGCTACCTATTCCATTAGGAACGGCCGACTTTTTGGTACATCATATTCATGCATTTACAATTCATGTGACGGTATTGATACTGTTGAAAGGTGTTTTATTTGCTCGTAGCTCGCGGTTAATACCAGATAAAGCAAATCTTGGTTTTCGTTTCCCTTGTGATGGGCCTGGAAGAGGAGGAACGTGTCAAGTATCTGCTTGGGATCATGTCTTCTTAGGACTATTCTGGATGTACAATTCTATTTCGGTAGTAATATTCCATTTCAGTTGGAAAATGCAGTCAGATGT includes:
- the LOC125601832 gene encoding photosystem I assembly protein Ycf3; the protein is MPRSRINGNFIDKTFTIVADILLRVIPTTSGEKEAFTYYRDGMSAQSEGNYAEALQNYYEAMRLEIDPYDRSYILYNIGLIHTSNGEHTKALEYYFRALERNPFLPQAFNNMAVICHYRGEQAIQQGDSEMAEAWFAQAAEYWKQAITLTPGNYIEAQNWLTITRRFE